Proteins encoded in a region of the Penaeus vannamei isolate JL-2024 chromosome 30, ASM4276789v1, whole genome shotgun sequence genome:
- the LOC113811500 gene encoding prolyl 4-hydroxylase subunit alpha-2-like, whose product MSGSRTLISAATVLLLLQLVVPAVTSPVSGELHSFPYHLRDVFLFDKEVAGILRHIVPPTPESERYLESYAGTILDAMTAGGDVLDEAILGNPLQVFALIKRMVLYWPRLKDAVYNTTKAKGVGMGQFLAYQRKFLPKRYPA is encoded by the exons ATGTCTGGAAGCAGAA CCTTGATATCCGCGGCGACGGTGCTTCTTCTTCTCCAGCTGGTTGTGCCTGCTGTGACGTCACCGGTGAGCGGAGAACTGCACTCGTTCCCATACCACCTCAGGGACGTCTTCCTCTTCGACAAGGAGGTCGCCGGGATCCTGAGACACATTGTTCCTCCTACGCCTGAGTCTGAGAG ATACCTCGAATCCTACGCCGGGACGATCCTGGACGCAATGACAGCTGGCGGAGACGTGCTCGACGAAGCGATTCTGGGAAACCCTCTGCAGGTGTTCGCTCTCATCAAGCGCATGGTGCTCTACTGGCCTCGCCTCAAGGACGCCGTTTATAATACTACGAAAGCAAAAGGTGTT ggAATGGGACAGTTCTTGGCGTATCAGAGGAAATTCTTGCCCAAACGCTACCCTGCTTAA